In one window of Methanosarcina vacuolata Z-761 DNA:
- a CDS encoding site-2 protease family protein: MNGTSIALSIFLLYWFAVSVLDRKGILEKYNISTFGPLPILMIRTTKGLKLLDVLARPKSYWRNFANLGILLMFAGMIAMFIVIAISDLGMYTSFLSGNMPEPGKYNSPRNIFLIPGLNEFIPFTWGAIALIVTLVVHEFSHAILCRVEGIRVKSMGILYALVPIGGFAEPDDEQLFGTKEKTTRELPLTATIEEIEKWEKEEKTRQETEITKPEEPKPEPVIGATRTQRSRILAAGVMANFTVAFIAFLLFFGPVLGAIAPLSDAMIMSVNESSPAAHAGLENGMIITQIDDTNITTAEELQTYLEKISPGETVHIYATKNGTLSTHDLQVASVPEDYIGGVSVGGIVSGSPAESAGIKTGMTMIRINNTEMQNVSSFVNFMKTTRVNQTVEVELLPSENYTGDLTEKGTVVFDVQLSSNSENDYGFLGVIYGNNAVMELPMLGISVLIPQSKVYLEALNQIPSLLTIPAGWIILFGLPIYGFAGEGFRGFSGTFMQFFHPVGWAEPLGIGIFWIANTLLWVGWLNFYVGLFNCLPAVPLDGGHVFKDSIYSFVYRFTRNDSISEKISNSITASFSMLILFSFIFMIFGPYIGQWM; this comes from the coding sequence ATTCTGGAGAAGTATAACATAAGCACCTTTGGGCCACTTCCCATCCTTATGATTAGGACAACTAAGGGCCTCAAGCTGCTCGATGTACTCGCCCGTCCGAAATCTTACTGGAGAAACTTTGCAAACCTTGGAATCTTGCTGATGTTTGCAGGCATGATTGCAATGTTTATAGTCATAGCTATCTCGGATCTTGGGATGTATACTTCTTTCCTTAGCGGAAACATGCCTGAACCGGGAAAATATAACTCTCCGAGAAATATCTTTCTCATTCCGGGATTAAATGAGTTCATTCCTTTTACCTGGGGAGCTATTGCCCTTATAGTCACGCTTGTCGTGCACGAGTTTTCGCATGCGATTCTTTGCAGAGTTGAAGGCATCCGGGTTAAATCGATGGGAATCCTGTATGCTCTGGTTCCTATAGGAGGCTTTGCGGAGCCTGACGATGAACAGCTTTTCGGGACTAAAGAGAAAACAACAAGAGAACTTCCACTGACAGCCACAATCGAAGAAATCGAGAAATGGGAAAAAGAAGAAAAAACAAGGCAAGAAACTGAGATCACAAAGCCTGAGGAGCCGAAGCCCGAACCTGTTATAGGCGCAACAAGAACTCAGAGGTCCCGGATTCTTGCAGCAGGTGTTATGGCCAATTTTACCGTGGCTTTTATCGCTTTCCTGCTTTTCTTCGGGCCCGTACTCGGGGCAATCGCGCCTTTAAGTGATGCAATGATCATGAGTGTAAACGAAAGTTCTCCGGCTGCCCATGCAGGGCTTGAGAACGGCATGATAATAACACAGATTGATGATACCAATATCACTACAGCCGAAGAGCTACAAACATACCTCGAAAAAATCAGTCCCGGAGAGACGGTTCATATTTATGCCACAAAAAACGGTACATTATCCACGCATGATTTACAGGTTGCCTCAGTCCCCGAAGACTACATTGGCGGAGTGTCCGTGGGAGGAATTGTTTCAGGAAGTCCCGCCGAATCTGCAGGGATCAAAACCGGAATGACAATGATCAGGATCAACAACACAGAAATGCAAAATGTTTCAAGTTTCGTAAATTTTATGAAAACCACAAGGGTAAACCAGACCGTAGAAGTAGAACTTCTTCCCTCTGAAAACTACACAGGCGACCTCACTGAAAAAGGCACTGTCGTTTTCGATGTGCAACTATCATCTAATTCGGAAAATGATTACGGTTTCCTAGGAGTTATTTACGGGAATAATGCAGTTATGGAACTCCCTATGCTCGGAATTTCCGTGTTGATACCCCAATCAAAGGTGTATCTTGAAGCCCTGAATCAAATACCGTCCTTGCTAACCATACCTGCAGGCTGGATCATTCTCTTTGGACTTCCCATCTATGGATTTGCAGGTGAAGGATTCCGAGGTTTTTCAGGTACTTTCATGCAGTTTTTCCATCCTGTGGGCTGGGCAGAACCTCTGGGAATAGGGATTTTCTGGATTGCAAATACTCTGCTCTGGGTTGGCTGGCTGAACTTTTATGTAGGACTGTTCAACTGTCTGCCTGCCGTACCCTTGGACGGAGGACACGTGTTTAAGGATTCCATCTATTCCTTTGTATACCGGTTCACAAGGAACGATTCAATCTCAGAAAAGATCTCAAACTCTATCACAGCGAGCTTTTCGATGTTGATCCTGTTCTCGTTTATATTTATGATATTTGGGCCCTATATAGGACAGTGGATGTGA
- a CDS encoding potassium channel family protein: MVISGRKNFRLSGFRKILHRHPYIAYKIAAVFLFVIYVFTFEYLMIFENQPENANLITAIYWATTTIATVGYGDVVFTSLPGRLFAIIVQIMGIILISGFLITYVVAPWMDRVIKFRMPRMVSSGMKDHIIICGYNQLVETLIDELTEEDMLFVIVEEEEDLIRELVYKNIPCIFGSPTDKQTLLNAGIEKAKLLIANKSDEKNANIVLTAREFQYVNIIAIVEDQSNSRYLKYAGADTVVSPKSMFGEFIGRKAMDRLGSRVTGATEVFEGVHIVEFPVYLKSPLIGKSLKEISNQQLTGAKIVGIWNSGTLSFDPKEEDIVRENTVLLAVGTRGELSKLKKLTH, translated from the coding sequence ATGGTTATTTCCGGGCGCAAGAATTTCAGGTTATCAGGGTTTCGGAAGATACTGCACAGGCATCCCTATATCGCGTACAAAATAGCGGCTGTGTTCCTGTTTGTTATCTATGTTTTTACTTTTGAGTATCTCATGATTTTTGAGAACCAGCCCGAAAATGCAAACCTTATTACTGCTATCTACTGGGCCACAACAACTATTGCAACCGTTGGGTATGGCGACGTAGTCTTCACTTCCCTGCCAGGAAGACTTTTTGCTATAATCGTGCAGATTATGGGCATAATCTTGATTTCGGGTTTTCTTATAACCTATGTTGTTGCTCCCTGGATGGACAGAGTTATCAAGTTCAGGATGCCAAGAATGGTCTCTTCAGGCATGAAAGATCACATAATTATCTGCGGATACAATCAACTGGTTGAAACCCTGATAGATGAATTGACCGAGGAGGATATGCTTTTTGTAATAGTCGAAGAAGAAGAAGACCTCATCAGGGAACTTGTTTATAAAAATATTCCCTGCATTTTTGGGTCTCCGACTGATAAGCAAACCCTTCTGAACGCTGGCATAGAGAAAGCCAAACTCCTTATTGCAAATAAGTCGGACGAAAAAAATGCGAATATCGTTTTGACTGCCAGGGAATTTCAGTATGTCAACATTATTGCTATTGTAGAGGACCAATCTAACTCAAGATATCTCAAATATGCAGGAGCCGATACAGTAGTTTCTCCTAAATCGATGTTCGGGGAGTTTATTGGCAGGAAGGCAATGGACAGGCTCGGAAGCCGGGTTACGGGGGCGACTGAGGTTTTTGAGGGAGTCCATATTGTTGAGTTTCCCGTTTACCTGAAAAGTCCTCTTATAGGTAAGTCACTTAAGGAAATCTCCAACCAGCAGCTCACAGGTGCAAAGATTGTAGGAATCTGGAATAGTGGGACTCTATCTTTTGATCCCAAGGAAGAAGATATTGTCCGGGAGAATACCGTTTTATTGGCGGTAGGGACTCGTGGAGAACTTTCAAAACTGAAGAAACTTACACATTAA
- a CDS encoding potassium channel family protein — MGAEMEPKGHLIVLGYGDVGKSIVDILYGSPFRFVVVDSNDKVFENVDFEHLVGNGADEDILLAAGVKTASFEFVALNDDTNVIFATLISRNLNPEITIVARANSVKSIEKIYKAGADYVGSLSIVAGQMLAKMTANCMGKSCRIDEDIMLYEGIEIEKCHIDKGSLLDSKSIEELNLEGQIGCTIIGIERGKLVITAIKKQTTIRAGDIIAVVGSSKQILEFKERYVN, encoded by the coding sequence ATGGGAGCAGAAATGGAGCCAAAAGGGCACCTTATCGTACTGGGATATGGGGATGTCGGAAAGAGCATAGTAGATATACTTTATGGAAGTCCGTTTCGCTTTGTAGTTGTGGACTCTAATGATAAGGTTTTTGAAAACGTAGACTTCGAACATCTTGTTGGGAACGGGGCAGATGAAGACATACTGCTGGCAGCTGGAGTAAAGACAGCTTCCTTTGAGTTTGTGGCTCTTAATGACGATACCAATGTTATTTTCGCAACTCTCATTTCCAGGAACCTGAATCCGGAAATTACCATTGTAGCAAGGGCAAATTCCGTAAAATCGATTGAAAAGATCTACAAAGCAGGAGCCGACTATGTAGGTTCTCTTTCTATAGTAGCCGGGCAGATGCTTGCCAAAATGACTGCAAACTGCATGGGAAAAAGCTGTAGAATCGATGAAGACATAATGCTTTACGAAGGCATAGAAATCGAGAAATGCCACATTGATAAAGGTTCTCTTCTTGACAGCAAGTCAATAGAGGAACTTAACCTGGAAGGACAGATCGGTTGTACTATAATAGGCATCGAGCGAGGAAAACTCGTCATAACGGCTATCAAAAAGCAGACAACAATAAGGGCAGGAGACATCATTGCAGTTGTGGGAAGCAGCAAGCAGATTTTAGAGTTTAAGGAAAGGTATGTTAATTGA